Genomic window (Lewinellaceae bacterium):
TGTCCAGAGTTATAAAGACATCGCCATCCGGGAAATGGTGCGCGTGAACATTCCTGCCAGCATCACCCTGGCTCAGGGGATATTGGAATCCAACGCCGGGCAAAGCGACCTGGCCCGGATGGCCAACAACCATTTTGGCATAAAATGCGGCAGCAACTGGACGGGGCTTACTTTCCAAAAAAAAGATGACGATTATGGGCCGGAGGGTACATTAACCTTTTCCTGTTTCCGGGCTTACGATGCTGTGGAAGCGAGTTTCCAGGATCATTCCAGCTTCCTGGCCGATCCTCAGAAGGCCTATCGCTATGGCGCCCTGTTCGCCCTGGATAAGACCGACTACCAGGGGTGGGCCTATGGCCTGAAACAGGCAGGCTATGCAACGAGCGAAACCTATCCGAATCAACTGATCGGGATCATCGAAAGGTATGACCTACACGAGTACGACCTGGCATTTCCGTCACGGGATACTACCGCGCTTGCCTTTTATCCGCCTCTGGTGACGACGACCAACGATGTGCCCAATACCTTCGCCTCCGGTTTCGAAACCGCCGGCGATATCGCCTACCGAACCCGGATGCCTGTAGAGCGGTTGCTGGAATACAACGAAAACCTGGTGGATGGCTACGTTTTGCCCCAGGGCCAAAAAATCTTTCTGGCGCCAAAACGCAACGCGTTTAAAGGGCCGGTTGATTTCCACGAAGTGGCCCCGGGAGAATCTGTTTACGACATCTCCCAGCGGTACGGCGTCCGCGTGAATAAGCTGCTGAACCGCAACCGGCTCGAACCCGATCAGGAACCTATGCCTGGGCAATCCCTGAAATTGAGCGGAAAAAGGGTGCCGGCCTCGCCGGCCTATTATCCCAGGGCCGATACTGGTTTTGATCAGAATGGACTGCCCGGCACGCCCCTCCTGGATACCGGCATTTCCAGCCCTGAACCGGAGCCCGCCGCCTTGCCTATCCTCTTTCATACGGTGGAAAAAGGCGATACCCTTTGGAATATTGCCAAGCGGTATAATACCAGTGTAGAACAACTCATGCGGCTCAATAACCTGGATAGCAATATTATCGGCATCGGCATGCTGTTGCGGGTGCATTGACTTTGAGGCGACGTCGACTGGCGACTCCCGCATGCCACCGCTTTGAAGCTCGCCTGTCGACTATCACGAAGCCCCTAATTAATCGGAGGAGTTCCAACGCCATGCCAGGCCATCCTTCCGCCAGGGATCAAACCCCGAAACGCGAAATTAATGACTAGTGCTGTCGGCACTAAATACCGGGATATAAAATGGACTCTTTTGCCGCCATACTGCGTTGCTCGTCACTCATGTAGTCCCGCTATAATCGCTCCTCGCGTCTTGTCTGGCGACAAAATAGCCTCATTTTATATACCCCGTTACTTAATGCCGACAGCACTAGTGCCGCAGGTTAAAGCCTTATACTTGCGCCAAATACTGCTCTTTTTCCAGCTATTTCCCTACCTTGGCAAGCCAAACCAATGAAGTACTCCCCATGACCTGCCTCATCGTTGACGACAACCCCCTCGCCCGCCTTGCCCTGCGCACCATGGCCTCGGAAATCGAAGGCCTGCAACTCGCCGGGGAGTGCGAAAACGCCATGGATGCCTTCAACTTTTTGCAAAAAACACCGGCCGACTTGTTGCTGCTCGACGTGGAATTGCCCGGCATGAGCGGCCTGGAACTGCTGAAAAGCCTCGATCATCAGCCGCTGGCCATCCTCATTACCTCTAAAGCGGACTACGCCGTAGAGGGCTTCGACCTGCAGGTGGTGGACTACATCGTGAAACCCGTAGCCCTGCCCCGGCTGCTGAAGGCCGTGCAGCGGGCCATGGAACGCTTTGAAGCCCAACGGCCGGCAAGCGTGGAAGAACTCGGCCCCAGCCACCTCTTCGCCCGGGTGAACAACCAGCTCCTTCGCATTGACTTCGACGACATCCTCTTCGTGCAGGCCCTGGGGGACTATGTGGTGTTTCAAACCGCGAACAAGAAGCACCCCGTCCACCTGACCATGAAAGCCGTGGAAGAACGCTTGCCCGCCAGCCGCTTCCTGAGGGTACACCGCAGCTACATCGTGGCCCTGAAAAAGATCGCCAACGTGGAGCAGAATTCTCTGCTGATCGGCAAGCACATCGTGCCGGTGAGCGAGCATTATAAAGGGGAACTAATGCAGAAGCTGAACGTGATCTGATAAATACCCTTTCTCAAAAAGTGACCTGGCGAAAACAAAAGGTCTTTCTCACAGCAACGGGCAAAACCTAGCGATGTCAACATGAAACGATCCGCCATATTCATCCTTGAACGCAAAGACTGGCTGGTGATTACCATCTTGCTCATTGCGCTTGCTTTGCTGGTGTCCGCCCACCTTTTTGCCATCCGGATCTTGAATGAATATGAAAGCTCGACCCAGGCTGTCGAGGAATCCTTCGAAGGAGACGGCCTGCTCCGCAACCTCGACCGCAACCTGGTGGAAACGGAAAGCGCCGTGCGGAGCTTTGTATTGCTGGAAGACGAGAAATATGCGGCCAGCACGGAGGAAACCATTAAAAATGTAAAACAGGACATCGTCACCATCCGCCGCTTTTTCCGGGAATCTTCCCAGGAAGACAATCTGGTGCGCCTGGAGGAATTGGTCGACGAAAAAATCCGCTTCAACAAAAACGTAATCGACAATTGCCGCCAACAGGGAAATTTTGCCGCCGGACAAATGCTGGGCAGCGGCCTTGGCCTTGCCCTGCGGGACAGCATCAGCGCCCTCACCGGCTCCCTTCGGGAGCGCCACCGGCAACACCTGGAAAATTACCTCGCTCAAAAAGCCGACACCTCCCGCCGGCTGCGCTCCATCAGTTGGTTGAGCGTACTGGCCGTGCTGCTCCTCACTCCTTTTTCCGTTTATTATCTGAGCAGAAGCGCCCGCCGCCGCCAGAAGGCCGTATTGGAAAAAGAGCAGAAGCAACTCGAACTGGAGCAGCATCTCGTTCTTATCAAAAAAGCTAAACTGGAAGCCGAGCGGGCGGGAATGCTCAAAGAGCAGTTCATCGCCAACATGAGCCACGAGATTCGCACCCCCCTCAACGCCATCCTTGGGTTTTCCAACCTCCTGCAGCGCACCGGCCTGAGCCCCAACCAGAAAGAATTCGCCGACAACATCCAGATGAGCAGCGAAAACCTGCTCGCCATCATCAACGACATCCTCGACTTTTCCAGGATCGAGGCCGGCGCGCTGCGCCTCGAACGCATCCCCTTCTCCCTGCCGGGCCTGCTGCACTCGGTGGACAATATGTTCCGCTACCGGGCCAAGGAAAAGAACCTGCAGTTTGAAGTGCAGGCCGACGACACGCTGCCGGAAGCCGTTTTGGGCGACCCCACCCGCCTGACCCAGATTTTGGTGAACCTGCTGGGCAACGCCTTTAAGTTCACCAGCCAGGGCGGGGTTAAACTGCGCGTCAGCGAGGCCAATCGGGAGGGGCCCAACATCACCATCCGCTTCACCGTGCAGGACACCGGCATCGGCATCCCCCCCGACAAGCAGGAAGCCATCTTCGACCGTTTCGGGCAGGCAGCTTCCGATACCACCCGCCGATTCGGCGGCGCCGGCCTGGGGCTCAGCATTTCCAAACAGCTCGCCGAATTGCAGGGCGGCCGCATCACCGTGGAGAGCGGGGAAGGCAAAGGGGCTGCCTTCACCGTAGAAATCCCTTACGCCATCGCCGGGGCATTGGCCGGCAACGGCGGCAACCCCCAACCGCAGCCGGGCAATTTCAAAAACCGGAAAGTAAACATCCTCATCGTGGAAGACAACCCCATGAACCTCCGCATCGCCGAACTGCTGCTGGAGGGCTGGGGCTTCCGCTACGACCACGCCGAAAACGGCCGGGCGGCGCTGGAACTGCTCCGCAAAAAAGCCTACGACCTGGTGCTGATGGACATCCAAATGCCCGAAATGGACGGCTACACCGCCGCCCGTAAGATTCGCCAGGAACTACGCCTCGACGTGCCCATCATCGCCACCACCGCCCACGCCTTCGCCGGGGAGCGGGAAAAGTGCATCAGCTACGGCATGAACGACTACATCTCCAAGCCCATCAAAGAGGACGAGCTTTTTTCCCTCATTGTGCGCTATGCTCCGCAAGGGCGCCCTAACAAAGGCAAGCCCGTTCCTACCCAACCCGCGGATGATGCCCCTGAAGGTTTTGACCGCCAATACATCCTCGATATTTCCAAAGGCAAGCCCGAAGTGCTCCGGGAAATGGCCGCTTTGTTTGCCACCCAGTCTGCTAAAGAACTGGAACTTATGGAGAAAGCGCTACAGTCCAATAATTTCGGCGAAGCCGCCGTGGCCGCCCACAGCATGAAAAGCACCGCCGCCTACATGGGTTTTGCTCATTCGCTGGGCGAAGTATTGAAGAAGCTGGAACTGGAAGCCAGGAGTTCATCGCCGGACGGCGCTGCGTTGCAGGCGCTTTTGGAGCAGGTGAAAAAAATGAGGGAGGAGGCGGCTGTTTTTTTGGAGGGGGAGTTTTCGGGGGGTGACGATAACGGGTGAAGATGGATACGGCCGAAAGCTATTTCCAGTCATTTCCATAATCAAAACAGATCATGCCTTACCCCGCAACAAAACATCAGGAAAAGCACTTCCAATCCTCTGATCTCGTCCGCGACGTCATCATCGGAGTAGCCGACGGGCTGACCGTGCCCTTTGCCCTGGCGGCGGCATTTGGGATCGCCAGGCTGGTAGCTTAACTCATCGTTTTTCAAACAAAAGCACCTGTTCAGCCAGGGTGTCGGCCACCGTGTACTTTTCTTTAATTCGTTGAGTAAGAATATTTTCTTCATGTTCTTCCCGGAGCAGGATGTAGCGAGGGTTTTCTGCCAGGATTAGAGCGCTCTCCTTAGCCAGATCGATGTCGAGGGCGCGGCGATGATGTGCATAGTACAGCAAAGAAGAGTGGACGTAGGGAGTGAGGCTGGGCTGGCCGAGCAGATGGCAGACAATATGGTGATAGTTGCCGGTATAAACCCGGTCTCCTGGATCCATGCGTTGCTGCAGTTCTTTCGCAATCTGCCGCGGATAATCGGCTTTGGGGGCGTAATAGCTGAATAGCCCGACGCCAAGCCCCAGGATCAGCAGGCCCAGGAGGGCGTAGCTCCACTTTGGGGCCATCTGTTTCAAAATGCGGGGGCACTTGCGGGCGGGATGAAACCAGGTGGCCGCCAGCAGGGCCAGCGCCGGCATCAAATGCACCTGATAGTGGCCAAAAAACTTGCCGGGCAGCAGCAGAATGGCCGTATCGGCGGCAAACCAGAGCAAACAAAAGTATTGCAAGCTGCGGTCTTCCCGGCGGTATTCCCACAGGGCAAACAGGGCAAAAATTACCAGTGGGGCAAAGCGAAGCAGGAAATCTCCCATGTACTTGAGCTGTCGCCACCATTCGGTTTCCACGGGGTAGCGGCTGGTCACCTCGAAGGTGTAAAAGAAAAAATTGTCCAGTTGCCCGATCTGCGCATAGTAGGCATAAACCAAAACAAAGGGAACAAAAGATGCCAGCGTGAGCGGCGCACAGCGCCGAAAGACGGCGTTTTTCCAGTCTCCATTGCTCAGCCCGCTGGCCAGCAGAAAGCCGCCCAGGGCAACAGCATCCCCCGCACTCACATATTTGATCATAAAAGCCGCTCCCAGGGAAAGTCCGGCAAGCACGTACAGCCCGATCCGGTTTCCTGCCTCCCACGCCAACAATATCGCCAGAACGGTGAAGCCGTTAAAGAAAATCTCGGTATTGGGAGAAATACCGTAGTGGGTGTAAATGGAAGCCATCAGTACATAGCTGATCCCCGCAGCCCAGCCTACCCGATGATGCCCGCCCGCCCGCAACCCCAGGCGAAACAATAAATAAGCGGTAAACGCAAGCCAGATCGTGGCCAGCAAGCGGATGCCAAAGATACTGCCTCCGGCAAGGGCATTGAGCAGGGCATAAACCAGGAAAATGCCAACGGGCTTGGTATCGTAGCTGTCGACGAGGTAAGCCTGGCCGTGCAACAGGCCATTGCCGATGATAATGTAGGTACTTTCGTCATGATTGATCACAGAGGGGAGAAAACTGGGCCAACGGACAACTACAGCCAGCAATATTAAGATGGGCAGGGCCCACCGGGACAAGGTGTCAGCCTTCATTGGTTATGATCTGTTATTATGCTTTATCCTGTCAATCCAGCCCCCCTCAATCCCCCCGACGGGGGGAGGTGATTGGTTCTTTTTGCGACCTATTAGGCACCGGATTTTTAACCGCAAAACGCAGAACCGCGAAATTTAAAATTTAAAATTGGCTCCACCGTGCTGCCAACGGCATGCCACTTTAAAATTTTGAGTTCCCAGTTTGATATTTTGCGGTTTAACTCCCAGAACCAATCAACCCTGCCCGATGGGGGAAGTGGCCAAAGTGGAGCCGCTTACCGCAGCCCCCATTATCCTCTCAACCCCGCAACATCTTTACCTTCCGGCCCGGCAACTGATCCCAAATCCCGGTATGCTCCGGCAGGCCGTTGGGCGTGATGAGCCACATCACGGGGTAGCGGCTCTCCACCCTCGGCGTGGGAGCGTAGCCGTCGGTAAAATAGACGATGCCGTCCGGATGGAAATGTTTGTTGGCAAATTCCAGAGGCGCGTTGAAGTCGGTGCCGCCGCGGCCCATCACGAAGTCGGGCGAATGGCCGCGGTAGGGGTACTGCCGTTTGATGGCCGTGTCGCATTCCACCACCATGACTTCGGCGCCGTGCCTCCAGATTTGGTAAATCTCGCTGAAGAAGCGCTGCACTTCCGGGTCGCTGACGCTGCCGGACGTATCTACGGCCACCAGCAGCCGTTGTTTGTGGCGGATTTTGATGCCCGGCGTCGTCCCGTACCGCTTGGAAGGGCGGCGGATGGTATTCTTCAGGAAGGTGCGGTTGCTGCTGCTGGCAAAGAGGCGCAGCGCGCGCCGCCAGTCCAGCGAAGGCTTGTGCCGCCCTTCGATGGTTTTGAGGTAGGACTTCAGCTCGCCGGGCAACTTGCCGACCTCGCGCTCCCCTACCCTTTCCGACACCGTATGGATGATGGAATCCAGGGTTTGCTCCAGGTTGCTGCGCTCGGCGGCGGAAAGGGCGGCCATTTGCCGGTGCCATTCGTCGTGGCGTTGCAGCCATTCGTCCTCCCCGCTGAGCAATTCCTTCAGCCGCTGGCTGCCCGAACCGCCGGGCTTGCCTCTGCCGAGCAGCTCTTCCAGCGAAGGGCCCGATGAGTTGCCTTGCCCTTCTCCCTGGCCGCCTTCATCGCCTTTGCGGTGCTCCCTAAGCAGGCGCTTGTAGTAGTAGCCTACATCCTGCCCCGGCGCCATACTGAAGTCGCGGAACTGTTCCAGCAGAATAGCTCCCTTTGGCAATTGATTGTGGTCGACATATTGGTTGACCACTATATCCGCTGCGATGTTGAAAATCTGCTTGTGGCTGAACTTGTCCACCATCAGGATGTGCCGCAGCGCAATGTGCAAAATCTCGTGCTTGATCACCCCGTAGCGGTAGCCTGCCCCTTTCAATTCGTTGTCCCAGAATTCCGGGTTGATGGACAGCTGCACCGCGTCCGGCCCGGCCAGGCGCACGCCCAAAGTGGGCACCTGCGGGTTCACCTCCTTGATCAGGCCGGTCAGGAAATGCCCGAAGAAGGGCTCCTGAAGCAGCAGCTCGATGGTGACGGAGGTAACTTCTTTTAATATACGCTCGAAGGACATAAGCAGGCTGTGTCGGATTATTTTCCTTTTATACTGACGCACGCTTGGTTTTGTGCAAAGCACAAACCGCGAGGTCAGTATATGCTGACCCGGCGGGTTTTGTAACTGACAAAACCTGCCGTGCGTCAGTATATCATTCGATTACAAGATAGTCGTTTATTTCGCCTCTTTTTGCTTGCCGGGCTGATATTATTCTCAACAGCGCTGATCTTACCGAATAAACAACCGCTGTTATAAATTTGATCGCTTTTCCAACGGCGATGAACCTTCTTTCGTTCCCTCTGGTATTGATGTACTGGATTCGATCCGGATCGTCGAATATCCTGCTGGCATCTTCGAACCGGTTCGCATAGCTGTAGGCCACCCGTTTAGGGCAGCTTGTCGGCTATGTTTTGTTGTAGCCAGTGATCCTTTGACCGGATCAGATTTCAATATTTTCAGAACTTCTCTTTGAGTGGATTATTGCCAGAATATTGACGATATTATCAATGTACTCATAAATTATGATATGCTTTTTAAAATTGCAGCACCGGTATCCTAACTCTTTTAGTTTGGGATTTCTACATGGAGCACATGATTCAGGATGTTTTTCTAGTCTTTCAGTATATTCTACTAATCCATTTATATACTTATCCGCAGAAAACTCACCACTTTGTTCTGAGATATAATCATGAATCTCTGCCAACATTTCCAGGGCTGAAAATGTCCAGTTAGGCACGACGAAAGAATAAACTGTCCATTCTGGCTTGTCCTTTTCGCGCCATGCTGCGTTGCTCATCACTCAGGTAGCTTTGGCTATCCTCATTCTTCGCGCCTTGCCTGGCACAAAAATTACTGCCCCATAATTGAACACTTTATTCTTTCCTCGTGCCTTAATTACTGTCTTCTCATCCAATTTTCAACTTGTTTTTTTACTTCTTCAGATGATAAAACATTTCCGTCTTTCACTTCTTTCCTTGAATATTCCAATACTGAGATTAAATCTTCGGTTGAAATTGGTTCGCCTTCTCTTGCAAGATCTCCCACCGATCCAAAAGAATCGATGATGCCCAAGTTTCTCAAAGACTTAATAATTTGGAGAAAGTCTTTTAAATTCGATGGTTTTACATTAATATAGTAAGTCATGTTTTTAGATTTTGCCTTGTTTAACCCATTCCATTGCTTAACTTAAACAATATCCAACTTTATTCCGACACCTACAAACCTATAACAATTTGTTTGACAATTTTGGTTATTAAGTCTTCGCCCTATTAAACATTTCAAGACTTTACCAATGTAGATTTCATCAGATTACATTTGGTGGTTAGCCCATTTGGGGCTTTTCTTTCATTAGCTACAACTCGTTTATTACTGTCAATCCACCCTATTACACTCCATTGACGTCTATCCCCAACCCCTCACTGCATAAACGCAACAACAACTAAGTTGGGGAATTGCTTGTCGAGGTTCAGCCAGGCGTTGCCGCTGCGGCTGCGGCGTCTAACTAAATCAATCTTCCCAACAAGATATATTTAGAGCCAAACCCGCTTTTGCCAAAGCTTCAAGCTGGCCGGCCGAAAGTTCCAGGTTGCATTGCCCATTGAATTCATAAAAAGGCAATGCACAACCTGTCCCGCCCGGCGGGAAAACCTATTGCAAGGAAGTATAACTTTTTTACCGTTAGGTGAGGCTTGGTCTTTTCTTAACCCTTTGGCATATTTCATTTCTTTAAAATCACCCCCACTCAAATAAGTCTCTATGGTTCTCAAGTTATCTTTCAGGTCTTCAATATGTTTGCCTTTTGGGCACTTACCCGCTTCTTAATCAGTTCAGCCGCTGTGTGCTGGTGAACCGCCCAATGTAATTTGTTGAACTAAGCCTTCCTTTTTATTTCTTCCTATCAAGCAGACTCCGGTTTTTCGGTCAGGTTATTGCCACAATTCGGAAAGGATACCAATCTTATTACTGCTTCATTACCATTACTTTCCCTGCACCGATAATTCTCTCATCTGACTGAACTTCCCAGAAATAAATGCCGTTGGGCAATTCTTCGACGGAAAATGAATTCGATTTACTGCCCGGTAAAAGCGACTGATTTATGATCGTCTGTCCAAGCGCATCACTCAATCTCCATACGGCGGGCGTGGACAAAGTATGGTTGCAGTCAAGTTTTATATGAGAAGATGCCGGATTTGGGTATAAATTGAATTCAACTTCTTCTAACTCAGGATTGGAGGTGTTGGTCATTACACACCCCGAAGCACTTCCATACAGAAGGCCTTCAACCGGGTCTATGTAACACGTCAATTCATCCCAGATAATCGGGTCAACTGTAATGAATAGTTCGTCACCGACCAATAATCGCTTATTATGGGCAAGTCCCCCGAACCCTTCATAAAGCGGTAAATCCGAGAATAATTGCCAATCTCCGTCTATTGAAACATTCCTATAATCCCCGTCCTTTTCCGTGACAGTAATTGTGAAGGTGTCAGTTCCGGCCCAATAATCGGGGACTTCGATTTGCCAAGATTCGCCCGCGTTTTTCGAAAAATCCAATACCAATTTAAAATCTTCTGCTTCTCTATCGTAACGGTAAATTTGGTGCCCATCCTGATGAACAATGAACCTTTCATATCCGCCACCGTCCCAACCCCAGTCACGTTCATTTATCAGGGTGCAGTATTTGCCCTGAACGACAGTGTCTTCTGTCACCTCGAAATTGTAATAGTATGGATAATCAGGAGGGCATGGCCAAAAAGTCGGTGAACATTGAACGATGCCTCCCCATTGCGCTCCTATTGGAGCAAACGGTCTTTGACAGAAAAGGATAAAAGGTGCAAGCAAAGCGACTATAAGGATTGAATTATTTTTCATAATATAAAGTATTAGAAGAATTTGGGGTGGGTTAAATCCGTTGAAATTGCAGCGCATATGGAGAGCGGACCTCCAGGTCCGCTGGATGGATCAACGGATTTAACCCACTACCGCTACGTTAATCTTGGTTTCTTTTTACTGGTTTTGTTCAACTTGGGCGTACACGCAACATCTCCAGCCCCTTCAAAGCTAAACAATGTGTGCCAAAAAAGGAAGCCTCATAGCTTAAAAGCCCAGCCAGTCAAACTGGGTTCTTAAAACACCTACTTTTGAGACCAATCAAAAGTAACCGCCTCCTCCATCTCCACATTCATCGTCGGCGTGCCGCTGAAGTCCTCCACCTTGCCGGTAAAGCACACCTTTTTGTTGAGCAGGTACTCATCCGGCGCGTAGCTGAAGTTGGGCAGGTCTTTTTTGCGGACAAAGACCGAGAAGATCTGGTTGGGGAATTGCTTGTCGAGGTTGAGCCAGGCGTTGCCGCTGCGGCTGCGGCGGGTGCCGACGACCGTGCCGCAAACGGTAATGGCCTCCCCCTTGCCCATGTACAGTTTGGCCTGTACGGTATTGAAGTGGTTGGGCGGCAAGGAGGGGGCGTTGAGCGGCTCCACGTCGCCTCCGGCCAGTTCGGGTATCCAGGCGGCTTTATCCAGGCGGCTTTCCAGGACCGCCTCTTCGGCTTCCGGCAGGCGGTTGAAAAAGTCCAGCCCGGTGCGTTCTTCCACTGCGTCGATCGGCACGGCGTAAGTCTCCAGCGGCGCGCCAATCTGCTGGTGGGGAAGGATAAAACCGATGCCCCTGCCGTTTTCCCGGTCGAGCACGACCTTGAAGAAGTACTCCGGGATGCTTACCTTGTTCACTCCCCGCTCAACGACCGGCAGGCCCTCCCGGAGGATGGGGCCGGTGACGACGTACAGCTGGCTGCCCGGATTGCGGAAGACATAGCCCCGGACCAGCGACTCCAGCTCCGCCCAGCCTTCGCGGTTAAATACATCAATTTGGGGCGACATGTTGGAATAGTAGTAAGACTCGGAGAGGGCCTTTTCCGACCAGCGGAAGTCGGCGGAAGGCGCCAGGTGGCCCCGGTCGTATCCGAAGCCGTCGTAATTGTAAGTGCTGTCGGGCTGCAGGTATTTCAGGAAGTAGTCGGCCTCCACGGCGCTGCCGGTGGACACCATGGGGTCGGGCCGGAAATCGTTGGTGCGGCCCACCGAGCCAGTGATGATGTCGGGCAGGATGATGTGGGCCACCCAGCGGGGCTGCTCGTATTCTTCGGCGTATTCCAGCGCCATGGCGGAGTGCAGGATGTAGTCTTCAGAAGGCAGGCCCACGGCTTTCAGGTCGCGTTGGATGCGCTGCAGCTTGAGGCCTTCGAGTTGCTCTTCGAGCTGTTGGCGTTGGCGGGCCAGTTCTTCCAACTGTTGGTTGACGGTGTTGATCTCCGTGTCCAGTTGCTGGGCGGAAGCCATAAAGAAGAGGGTTAGAAATAAAACGGCCAGGATGGTTTTCATGATGTGTATGGTTGGATGGGTGAATTGTTGAATTGTTAGATTGTTAGATTGTTGCCTGCCTGCCAGGCCGCTTGGCGTCTCGCCTGGCGGGCAGGCAGGGATTGTTGGATTAAACGTCGCCGGTCTTGAGCAAGGTAAACAACTCCGGAAAAATTGTTGTGAGATTGGGAGAAATGATTTACATTTAGAATACTCCCAGCTAACTTATAAAGATCATGACAAGCATCATTCAGGAAAAGTTGCCGGAAATTGACTCGGAAAAGCTTTTTCAGCTGTTGAAAAGCAATAATGTTTCAAGGGCCTATTTATTTGGATCCATAACAACACCAAAGTTCAATAAAGTGAAGAGTGATATCGACATAATGATCGAACTAAGGCACGACGAAAGAATAAACTGTCCATTCTGGCTTGTACTTTTTGCGCCATGCTGCGTTGCTCATCACTCAGGTAGCTTTGGCTATCCTCATTCTTCGCGCCTTGCCTGGCACAAAAATTACTGCCCCATAATTGAACACTTTATTCTTTCCTCGTGCCTAATAGAAATGCCTCCTTTGGAAAAAGGCGAAACCTTAATCAGGCTTTGGGAGCAATTGGAGGAGTTTTTTGAACGAAAAGTTGACCTTGTGACTGATCAACCTATTAAGAACCCTTATTTTAGAAGGTCTGTGGAGGAGACCAAAGTCCTGATTTATGACAGAGAAGGCGAAAAAATATTTGTCTGATAACTAGGGAGTGTTCAACGTTCTGTGTCCGAAGTTCGAAGTCACGGGCTACCCTTCTAAGATTGGACAGTCCTGAGAAGGGAGGGCTCGCTTCTATCCAACGTTTGACGAGGAACCGGTAGGTGCTCAGCAGTCCGCGAAAATCCGTCACACCCGTGTCATCCGCGTTCCATTGTTCTTGTCCAGCGTTAGACGGGTAGCCAACGCCGAACATCAAACTTTGAACAGTCCCGATAACTAATCAACCCAATCAACCCAATCAACCCACTTCCCCTTCTCCCACCTCACCGCCCCCTCCGTATACGGCAGCACGATATCATACAGTGCCTTTCGGATATCCTCCGGCACAACATCTACAGGCGAACGCTCCTTGTCGAAGCGCAGGCGCATCACCTCCGGGTGGGCTTTGGCCCGGGGCGCCTCCACCAGCCCGGCCTGATGCAACAGGTAAAACAACTGCGCAGCATCGGCGCCCAGCTGCTTGATGCGCTGGGGGTCGAGGCTCTTCAGAGCGTAAGCGATCTGTTCATCGGTATACCCGCAGCGGTGCGGGTCGCCGCCTATGACGCTCAGCATGCCGACGATGCGGCGGCACTTCTCGCAACG
Coding sequences:
- a CDS encoding LysM peptidoglycan-binding domain-containing protein, with translation MNQKAIVFSLCFLLQAMVLSAQQDPGQLSYVQSYKDIAIREMVRVNIPASITLAQGILESNAGQSDLARMANNHFGIKCGSNWTGLTFQKKDDDYGPEGTLTFSCFRAYDAVEASFQDHSSFLADPQKAYRYGALFALDKTDYQGWAYGLKQAGYATSETYPNQLIGIIERYDLHEYDLAFPSRDTTALAFYPPLVTTTNDVPNTFASGFETAGDIAYRTRMPVERLLEYNENLVDGYVLPQGQKIFLAPKRNAFKGPVDFHEVAPGESVYDISQRYGVRVNKLLNRNRLEPDQEPMPGQSLKLSGKRVPASPAYYPRADTGFDQNGLPGTPLLDTGISSPEPEPAALPILFHTVEKGDTLWNIAKRYNTSVEQLMRLNNLDSNIIGIGMLLRVH
- a CDS encoding response regulator transcription factor — protein: MTCLIVDDNPLARLALRTMASEIEGLQLAGECENAMDAFNFLQKTPADLLLLDVELPGMSGLELLKSLDHQPLAILITSKADYAVEGFDLQVVDYIVKPVALPRLLKAVQRAMERFEAQRPASVEELGPSHLFARVNNQLLRIDFDDILFVQALGDYVVFQTANKKHPVHLTMKAVEERLPASRFLRVHRSYIVALKKIANVEQNSLLIGKHIVPVSEHYKGELMQKLNVI
- a CDS encoding response regulator, with product MKRSAIFILERKDWLVITILLIALALLVSAHLFAIRILNEYESSTQAVEESFEGDGLLRNLDRNLVETESAVRSFVLLEDEKYAASTEETIKNVKQDIVTIRRFFRESSQEDNLVRLEELVDEKIRFNKNVIDNCRQQGNFAAGQMLGSGLGLALRDSISALTGSLRERHRQHLENYLAQKADTSRRLRSISWLSVLAVLLLTPFSVYYLSRSARRRQKAVLEKEQKQLELEQHLVLIKKAKLEAERAGMLKEQFIANMSHEIRTPLNAILGFSNLLQRTGLSPNQKEFADNIQMSSENLLAIINDILDFSRIEAGALRLERIPFSLPGLLHSVDNMFRYRAKEKNLQFEVQADDTLPEAVLGDPTRLTQILVNLLGNAFKFTSQGGVKLRVSEANREGPNITIRFTVQDTGIGIPPDKQEAIFDRFGQAASDTTRRFGGAGLGLSISKQLAELQGGRITVESGEGKGAAFTVEIPYAIAGALAGNGGNPQPQPGNFKNRKVNILIVEDNPMNLRIAELLLEGWGFRYDHAENGRAALELLRKKAYDLVLMDIQMPEMDGYTAARKIRQELRLDVPIIATTAHAFAGEREKCISYGMNDYISKPIKEDELFSLIVRYAPQGRPNKGKPVPTQPADDAPEGFDRQYILDISKGKPEVLREMAALFATQSAKELELMEKALQSNNFGEAAVAAHSMKSTAAYMGFAHSLGEVLKKLELEARSSSPDGAALQALLEQVKKMREEAAVFLEGEFSGGDDNG
- a CDS encoding glycosyltransferase family 39 protein — translated: MKADTLSRWALPILILLAVVVRWPSFLPSVINHDESTYIIIGNGLLHGQAYLVDSYDTKPVGIFLVYALLNALAGGSIFGIRLLATIWLAFTAYLLFRLGLRAGGHHRVGWAAGISYVLMASIYTHYGISPNTEIFFNGFTVLAILLAWEAGNRIGLYVLAGLSLGAAFMIKYVSAGDAVALGGFLLASGLSNGDWKNAVFRRCAPLTLASFVPFVLVYAYYAQIGQLDNFFFYTFEVTSRYPVETEWWRQLKYMGDFLLRFAPLVIFALFALWEYRREDRSLQYFCLLWFAADTAILLLPGKFFGHYQVHLMPALALLAATWFHPARKCPRILKQMAPKWSYALLGLLILGLGVGLFSYYAPKADYPRQIAKELQQRMDPGDRVYTGNYHHIVCHLLGQPSLTPYVHSSLLYYAHHRRALDIDLAKESALILAENPRYILLREEHEENILTQRIKEKYTVADTLAEQVLLFEKR
- a CDS encoding BrnT family toxin, which produces MAYSYANRFEDASRIFDDPDRIQYINTRGNERRFIAVGKAIKFITAVVYSVRSALLRIISARQAKRGEINDYLVIE
- a CDS encoding type II toxin-antitoxin system RelE/ParE family toxin codes for the protein MSNAAWREKDKPEWTVYSFVVPNWTFSALEMLAEIHDYISEQSGEFSADKYINGLVEYTERLEKHPESCAPCRNPKLKELGYRCCNFKKHIIIYEYIDNIVNILAIIHSKRSSENIEI